A stretch of Salvelinus alpinus chromosome 4, SLU_Salpinus.1, whole genome shotgun sequence DNA encodes these proteins:
- the LOC139572550 gene encoding uncharacterized protein gives MGFRQISRRSTIPAQISPSPLPLFPKPPTPIPQAPYPSPQAPYPSPPSPLPLSPSPLPLFPKPPTHLAKPPNPLPQAPYPSPQAPYPSPQAPYPSPQAPYPSPQAPYPYFPSTLPLFPSTLPLFPKHPNPLPQAPYPSFPSTLPLLPKPPNPLPQAPAPLPQAPYPFSPSTLPLFPKPLPLFPKPPTPSPQAPYPSSPSTLNPSLPSRTAPER, from the coding sequence ATGGGATTCAGACAGATCTCCAGACGCAGCACCATACCAGCTCAAATCTCCCCAAGCCCCCTACCCCTCTTCCCCAAGCCCCCTACCCCTATTCCCCAAGCCCCCTACCCCTCTCCCCAAGccccctacccctctcccccAAGCCCCCTACCCCTCTCCCCAAGCCCCCTACCCCTCTTCCCCAAGCCCCCTACCCATCTCGCCAAGCCCCCTAACCCTCTCCCTCAAGCCCCCTACCCTTCTCCCCAAGCCCCCTACCCCTCTCCCCAAGCCCCCTACCCCTCTCCCCAAGCACCCTACCCCTCTCCCCAAGCCCCCTACCCCTATTTCCCAAGCACCCTACCCCTCTTCCCAAGCACCCTAcccctcttccccaagcaccctaaccctcttccccaagcacccTACCCCTCTTTCCCAAGCACCCTACCCCTCTTACCCAAGCCCCCTAaccctcttccccaagcacccGCCCCTCTTCCCCAAGCCCCCTACCCCTTCTCCCCAAGCACCCTACCCCTCTTCCCCAAGCCGCTACCCCTCTTTCCCAAGCCCCCTACCCCTTCTCCCCAAGCACCCTACCCCTCTTCCCCAAGTACccttaacccctctctccccagcAGAACTGCCCCGGAGAGGTGA